A part of Desulfuromonadales bacterium genomic DNA contains:
- a CDS encoding glycosyltransferase family 2 protein has product MNGGLRTTGAAPRQSEPGAPLVSIVTVVFNGAEHIEQAITSVLGQSYRNFEYIVVDGGSTDGTLDIIRRYEDRIDFWVSEADSGIYNAMNKGLRLAQGELIGLLNADDFYEPDALEKTVAAYLEKRTEGIYYGNNYVLQEDLSLKYRNHASLRYWLGMSICHQAMFVHRDVYRELGGYREDFRFAADYDFLLRAAAAKVTMVHVEAYLVNYRDTGLTSRYYVASLAEAKQINRGSFGRFSRRHAAYLASYYKTMILHVLQQVVLQMCGRQALDRLRTFYLRKVLLKDGDIID; this is encoded by the coding sequence ATGAACGGTGGACTCAGAACTACCGGTGCCGCTCCCCGGCAATCCGAACCCGGCGCCCCGCTGGTGTCGATCGTCACCGTCGTTTTCAATGGCGCAGAGCACATCGAGCAGGCGATTACCAGCGTTTTGGGTCAGAGCTACCGGAATTTCGAATACATCGTGGTCGACGGCGGTTCCACCGACGGTACGCTCGACATCATCAGGAGATACGAGGACCGGATCGATTTCTGGGTCAGCGAAGCGGACAGCGGCATCTACAACGCAATGAACAAGGGGCTGCGGTTGGCGCAGGGAGAGTTGATCGGCCTTCTCAATGCGGATGATTTTTACGAGCCGGACGCGCTGGAGAAAACCGTAGCGGCCTACCTTGAAAAAAGAACGGAAGGTATCTATTACGGCAACAATTACGTGCTGCAGGAAGATCTATCCCTGAAGTACCGAAACCATGCCTCTCTTCGTTACTGGCTGGGAATGTCCATCTGCCATCAGGCGATGTTCGTGCATCGCGATGTTTATCGGGAGCTCGGGGGATACCGGGAGGATTTCCGGTTCGCAGCGGATTATGATTTCCTGTTGCGGGCGGCTGCCGCCAAGGTGACTATGGTTCATGTGGAAGCATATCTGGTGAACTACCGGGATACCGGCCTGACCAGCCGGTATTATGTCGCGTCACTGGCCGAAGCGAAACAGATCAACCGGGGCAGCTTCGGACGGTTCAGCCGTCGGCATGCCGCTTATCTCGCCAGCTATTACAAGACAATGATCCTGCACGTCCTTCAGCAGGTCGTACTACAGATGTGCGGCCGACAGGCGCTCGATCGGCTCAGGACCTTTTACCTGCGCAAGGTGCTATTGAAGGATGGGGATATCATCGATTGA
- a CDS encoding glycosyltransferase, whose amino-acid sequence MKKISIITPCRNAERFIGETVESVLTQSALLSGRAELEYIICDGLSTDRTVAIAEAASKGFRYGSVRILSRSDHGMYEALAGGLRMATGEICTYINAGDFYDKHAFDVVLDIFDSGRAEWLTGLSVNYNEQSQLVGISLPFRYRTRLFACGVYGRMLPFVQQESTFWSSRLHQFLDFERLARFRSAGDYYLWHQFAGQAELKVVLSHLGGFRTHRGQLSQDMAAYQQEMGEILGGKKPNPLDLAWACFDAVMWKAPIAWKKKLNPHGLFCFSHDEQRWV is encoded by the coding sequence ATGAAAAAAATCTCCATCATTACTCCCTGTCGCAACGCCGAACGCTTCATCGGCGAAACCGTCGAATCGGTGCTGACCCAATCGGCGCTCCTGTCGGGCCGGGCGGAGCTGGAGTACATCATCTGCGACGGGCTTTCCACCGACCGGACCGTGGCTATTGCCGAAGCTGCGTCGAAGGGATTCCGGTACGGTTCGGTACGGATTCTGTCCCGAAGCGATCACGGCATGTACGAGGCGCTGGCTGGCGGACTCAGGATGGCGACGGGCGAAATCTGTACCTATATCAATGCCGGCGACTTTTACGACAAGCATGCCTTCGATGTCGTGCTGGACATTTTCGACAGCGGCCGGGCGGAGTGGCTGACGGGCCTCTCGGTCAACTACAACGAGCAGTCGCAACTGGTAGGTATCTCCCTGCCGTTCCGCTACCGGACAAGGCTCTTCGCGTGCGGCGTCTACGGCCGGATGCTCCCCTTCGTGCAGCAGGAATCGACTTTCTGGAGCTCCCGTCTGCATCAGTTCCTTGATTTTGAGCGGCTGGCCCGATTCCGCAGCGCCGGGGATTATTACCTCTGGCACCAGTTCGCCGGGCAGGCGGAGTTGAAAGTCGTGCTGAGCCATCTCGGCGGTTTCAGAACCCACCGGGGGCAGCTCTCCCAAGACATGGCGGCCTACCAGCAGGAGATGGGCGAAATCCTTGGCGGGAAAAAGCCGAATCCGCTCGATCTGGCCTGGGCCTGTTTCGATGCCGTCATGTGGAAGGCGCCGATCGCCTGGAAGAAAAAGCTCAATCCGCACGGCCTGTTCTGTTTCAGTCACGATGAACAGCGCTGGGTCTGA